The Caulifigura coniformis genome includes a region encoding these proteins:
- a CDS encoding cold-shock protein: MAEGTIKKLTDKGFGFINTGKGADLFFHMSNLEGVQFDDLREGQRVSYNEGRGPKGARAENVRPI, from the coding sequence ATGGCTGAAGGCACGATCAAGAAATTGACAGATAAGGGCTTCGGGTTCATCAATACGGGCAAGGGCGCCGATCTGTTCTTCCATATGTCGAACCTGGAAGGTGTTCAGTTCGACGATCTGCGTGAAGGGCAGCGGGTTTCTTATAATGAAGGCCGCGGCCCCAAGGGCGCCCGCGCGGAGAACGTTCGCCCCATCTAA
- a CDS encoding DUF1559 domain-containing protein: MSPRRGFTLIELLVVIAIIAILIGLLLPAVQQAREAARRTQCKNNLKQLGLAIHNYESMLGCLPPTAVIEQRGATLWTGYMSPHGRILPFLEQGNVYAGIDKDSAYGSVVNLPAVARVINVFMCPSEPRSEPFLHATFGNIGGVNYGFSMGDWYVWGGFTTPAAPITRSAFGVNLSRKWRDFTDGTSSTLLMSEVKNYQVHIRDCAQFANINDYNNIPSPDADPLSVAPEYNGGGCSVLLNAHSQWAEMAVHHNGFTTAWPPNKKTPGGPAMEHPDVDLITRRERIGGPTWAAVTSRSHHTGGVHSLLGDGAVRFISSSLDGHVWRRLGTVGSGEVVSEF, translated from the coding sequence ATGTCACCACGCCGGGGTTTCACGCTGATCGAACTGCTCGTCGTGATCGCCATCATCGCGATCCTGATCGGGCTGCTGCTGCCCGCTGTGCAACAGGCCCGCGAAGCGGCCCGCCGGACGCAGTGCAAAAACAACCTCAAGCAACTTGGGCTGGCGATTCATAACTACGAATCGATGCTCGGCTGCCTGCCGCCGACGGCCGTGATCGAACAGCGCGGGGCGACGCTGTGGACCGGCTATATGAGTCCACACGGACGCATCCTCCCCTTCCTCGAGCAGGGGAACGTCTACGCGGGAATCGACAAGGATTCGGCATACGGCTCGGTCGTCAATCTCCCGGCTGTGGCCCGCGTCATCAACGTGTTCATGTGCCCTTCCGAACCTCGTTCAGAGCCATTCCTGCACGCGACGTTCGGCAACATTGGAGGCGTCAACTACGGGTTCTCGATGGGCGACTGGTATGTGTGGGGCGGCTTCACGACGCCCGCGGCGCCGATCACGCGGTCGGCGTTCGGCGTGAACCTCAGCCGGAAATGGCGCGACTTTACCGATGGAACGAGCAGCACGCTGCTGATGTCCGAGGTGAAGAACTACCAGGTGCATATCCGCGATTGCGCGCAGTTCGCAAATATCAACGACTACAACAACATCCCTTCACCGGATGCGGATCCCCTCTCGGTCGCTCCCGAATACAACGGAGGAGGCTGTTCGGTGCTTCTGAACGCTCATTCCCAGTGGGCCGAGATGGCCGTGCATCACAACGGATTCACGACGGCCTGGCCGCCAAACAAGAAAACGCCGGGGGGCCCTGCCATGGAACACCCGGATGTCGACCTGATCACACGGCGGGAACGCATCGGCGGTCCGACATGGGCCGCAGTGACTTCGCGCAGCCACCATACGGGCGGCGTGCATTCGCTCCTGGGAGACGGGGCTGTTCGCTTCATCTCCTCGTCGCTCGACGGACATGTCTGGCGCAGGTTGGGGACCGTGGGTTCCGGCGAAGTCGTGAGCGAGTTTTGA